A genomic segment from Propioniciclava sp. MC1595 encodes:
- a CDS encoding ABC transporter substrate-binding protein has product MTSKTKRGMFVALSAGAVLAVSACSGGATPAPGGSTAGGGTGGGATDCAAYESYGDLSGKTITVYTSIASDAEAKPHIDAFIPFEECTGAKVEYEGSREFEAQLPVRVKAGNAPDLAYIPQPGLLQTLVKENADKVVPVGEAATANVDKYYKEFWKNVGMVDGKYYGIPIGANAKSFVWYSPKTFAEKGYEIPKTWDELMALTDKITADIPADDTTSKAWCAGIESGGATGWPATDWVEDMMLRVGTPEQYDQWVNHEIPFNDPVVIEAIDKAGSILKNEQYVNGGLGGVTTIATTPFTDAGFPILDGMCFMHRQASFYQANWQTADPDADVSENGDVWAFPLPGESATPPVLVGGEFALAFRDAPEVAALQAYLTSPEWSNAKADATPNGGWLSANSELDPNKLVKPIDKMSYELITADDAVVRFDGSDLMPSAVGAGSFWKEMTDWIALGKSTQDAATAIEASWPKQ; this is encoded by the coding sequence ATGACCAGCAAGACCAAGCGTGGAATGTTCGTGGCCCTCTCGGCCGGTGCGGTGCTCGCCGTTTCCGCGTGTTCCGGTGGCGCGACCCCGGCACCCGGCGGTTCGACCGCCGGTGGTGGTACGGGTGGCGGCGCCACCGACTGTGCCGCCTACGAGTCCTACGGTGACCTGAGCGGCAAGACGATCACCGTCTACACGTCGATCGCCAGCGACGCCGAGGCCAAGCCCCACATCGACGCCTTCATTCCCTTCGAGGAGTGCACCGGCGCCAAGGTCGAGTACGAGGGCAGCCGCGAGTTCGAGGCCCAGCTCCCCGTCCGCGTCAAGGCCGGCAACGCGCCCGACCTCGCCTACATCCCGCAGCCCGGCCTCCTCCAGACCCTGGTCAAGGAGAACGCCGACAAGGTCGTCCCGGTCGGCGAGGCCGCCACCGCGAACGTCGACAAGTACTACAAGGAGTTCTGGAAGAACGTCGGCATGGTCGACGGCAAGTACTACGGCATCCCGATCGGCGCCAACGCCAAGTCGTTCGTCTGGTACTCCCCGAAGACGTTCGCCGAGAAGGGCTACGAGATCCCCAAGACGTGGGACGAGCTCATGGCACTGACCGACAAGATCACCGCCGACATCCCGGCCGACGACACCACCAGCAAGGCCTGGTGCGCCGGCATCGAGTCCGGAGGCGCGACCGGCTGGCCGGCCACCGACTGGGTCGAGGACATGATGCTGCGCGTCGGCACGCCCGAGCAGTACGACCAGTGGGTCAACCACGAGATCCCGTTCAACGACCCGGTGGTCATCGAGGCGATCGACAAGGCCGGTTCGATCCTGAAGAACGAGCAGTACGTCAACGGTGGCCTGGGTGGCGTGACGACGATCGCGACCACGCCGTTCACCGACGCGGGCTTCCCGATCCTCGACGGCATGTGCTTCATGCACCGCCAGGCGTCCTTCTACCAGGCCAACTGGCAGACCGCCGACCCCGACGCCGACGTGAGCGAGAACGGTGACGTGTGGGCCTTCCCGCTCCCGGGCGAGAGCGCCACGCCTCCGGTGCTCGTGGGTGGCGAGTTCGCGCTCGCGTTCCGCGACGCCCCCGAGGTGGCCGCGCTGCAGGCCTACCTGACCAGCCCCGAGTGGTCCAACGCCAAGGCTGACGCCACGCCCAACGGGGGCTGGCTCTCCGCCAACAGCGAGCTCGACCCCAACAAGCTGGTCAAGCCGATCGACAAGATGAGCTACGAGTTGATCACCGCCGACGACGCCGTCGTCCGCTTCGATGGTTCCGACCTGATGCCCAGCGCCGTCGGCGCCGGTTCCTTCTGGAAGGAGATGACGGACTGGATCGCGCTCGGCAAGAGCACCCAGGACGCCGCCACCGCCATCGAGGCCTCGTGGCCCAAGCAGTGA
- a CDS encoding ABC transporter substrate-binding protein, producing the protein MSPLSRRRLVGLAALGGLGVLAGCSTSDPLQSSAPAPGTAAPGTTAAGGGTLVVGSQQYYSNEIIAELYAQALEKAGYTVERQFQIGQREVYLPELEAAKIDVLPEYSGNLLQYYDKETQVSDAASVTAALASALPDGLRVLAAADASDQDSYTVTKAFADEHGLASIADLAKAPQPVKLAANSEFATRPYGPEGAKATYGVDIELVPVEDSGGPLTVRALKDGTVQVADLYTADPAIAKEGFVVLEDPEGLILPQNVVPLVSEKVDAAAAAAIEAVNAKLTASELQQLNARSVDEQARSADIARDWLTAQGLA; encoded by the coding sequence ATGTCCCCGCTCTCCCGCCGCCGCCTCGTCGGCCTCGCCGCCCTCGGCGGTCTCGGCGTGCTCGCCGGCTGCTCCACCTCCGACCCCCTGCAGTCCTCGGCACCCGCCCCCGGCACCGCAGCGCCCGGCACGACCGCGGCGGGCGGCGGCACGCTCGTCGTCGGCTCGCAGCAGTACTACTCCAACGAGATCATCGCCGAGCTGTACGCCCAGGCCCTCGAGAAGGCCGGCTACACCGTCGAGCGGCAGTTCCAGATCGGCCAGCGCGAGGTGTACCTGCCCGAGCTCGAGGCCGCGAAGATCGACGTGCTGCCCGAGTACTCCGGCAACCTGCTGCAGTACTACGACAAGGAAACCCAGGTCTCCGACGCCGCCAGCGTCACTGCGGCGCTGGCCTCCGCCCTGCCGGACGGCCTGCGGGTGCTGGCCGCGGCCGACGCGTCCGACCAGGACTCGTACACGGTCACGAAGGCCTTCGCCGACGAGCACGGTCTGGCCTCGATCGCCGACCTCGCCAAGGCGCCGCAGCCGGTGAAGCTGGCCGCCAACAGCGAGTTCGCCACCCGTCCCTACGGCCCCGAGGGCGCGAAGGCGACCTACGGCGTCGACATCGAGCTGGTTCCGGTCGAGGACTCGGGCGGCCCGCTGACCGTGCGCGCGCTCAAGGACGGCACCGTGCAGGTCGCCGACCTCTACACCGCCGACCCCGCCATCGCCAAGGAGGGCTTCGTCGTCCTGGAGGACCCCGAGGGCCTGATCCTGCCGCAGAACGTCGTGCCGCTGGTGTCGGAGAAGGTGGACGCCGCCGCGGCGGCCGCAATCGAGGCGGTCAACGCCAAGCTCACGGCGTCCGAGCTGCAGCAGCTCAACGCGCGCAGCGTCGACGAGCAGGCACGCTCGGCCGACATCGCCCGCGACTGGCTCACCGCCCAGGGACTCGCCTGA
- a CDS encoding ABC transporter permease, translating to MRYLVDALAWIADPARWPGPDGIATRLAEHLGYSVAGVLIACLVGIPAGWWVGHTRRGRGLAVGLSGTARALPTLGLVTLLGILLGIGLVGPMVAFVVLALPSVLAGAYSGVEAVDPLAVDGARASGMTEAQVLTRVEIPLGMPLLVGGVRSAFLQVIATATLAAYVGAGGLGRYLFLGLKTQDYPQMLAASLLVVALALVCDLAFAVLQRAATPAGVRHP from the coding sequence ATGAGGTACCTCGTGGACGCCCTCGCCTGGATCGCCGACCCGGCCCGCTGGCCCGGCCCCGACGGCATCGCCACCCGCCTGGCCGAGCACCTGGGCTACTCGGTCGCCGGCGTGCTCATCGCCTGCCTCGTCGGCATCCCCGCCGGCTGGTGGGTGGGCCACACCCGCCGCGGCCGCGGGCTCGCGGTCGGCCTGTCCGGCACCGCCCGCGCCCTGCCGACCCTGGGCCTCGTCACGTTGCTGGGCATCCTGCTCGGCATCGGCCTGGTCGGCCCGATGGTCGCCTTCGTCGTCCTCGCGCTCCCGTCGGTGCTCGCCGGCGCCTACTCCGGCGTCGAGGCCGTCGACCCACTCGCGGTGGACGGCGCCCGCGCGTCCGGGATGACCGAGGCCCAGGTGCTCACCCGCGTCGAGATCCCCCTCGGCATGCCCCTGCTCGTGGGCGGCGTCCGGTCGGCGTTCCTCCAGGTGATCGCCACCGCGACGCTGGCCGCCTACGTGGGCGCCGGCGGCCTGGGCCGCTACCTGTTCCTCGGGCTCAAGACCCAGGACTACCCCCAGATGCTCGCCGCGTCCCTGCTCGTCGTCGCCCTCGCGCTGGTGTGCGACCTCGCCTTCGCCGTCCTCCAGCGCGCCGCCACGCCCGCCGGCGTCCGGCACCCCTGA
- a CDS encoding MarR family winged helix-turn-helix transcriptional regulator, giving the protein MGPTNRQSVFAGVLLLANRMQTTFDGELPDLTLKQWLALTVIAHLPQPVASTAVVADALGTTHQNVSKLVAALASAGFVELTPSPDDRRARRIALTASAHAYFAAHAGQGEQVLDRLFAGTTDADVAACLRVLDTMARQLTGETLMPKEDL; this is encoded by the coding sequence ATGGGACCGACCAACCGTCAGTCCGTGTTCGCCGGGGTGCTGTTGCTGGCCAACCGCATGCAGACCACCTTCGACGGCGAGCTGCCCGACCTGACCCTGAAGCAGTGGCTGGCACTGACGGTGATCGCGCACCTGCCACAGCCGGTGGCGTCCACCGCGGTGGTCGCGGACGCCCTGGGCACGACCCATCAGAACGTCAGCAAGCTGGTCGCGGCGCTGGCGTCCGCCGGGTTCGTGGAGCTCACCCCCTCCCCCGACGACCGGCGCGCACGCCGCATCGCCCTGACGGCGTCCGCGCATGCCTACTTCGCCGCGCACGCCGGCCAGGGCGAGCAGGTGCTCGACCGGCTGTTCGCCGGCACCACGGACGCCGACGTGGCCGCCTGCCTGCGCGTGCTCGACACGATGGCACGCCAGCTCACCGGCGAGACCCTGATGCCGAAGGAGGACCTGTGA
- the bcp gene encoding thioredoxin-dependent thiol peroxidase: MAKLKVGDAAPSFSLPDADGTLVSLSDYAGRRVIVYFYPAAMTPGCTTQAVDFTANAADIDSAGFDVVGISPDTPAKLAAFREKETLDVTLLADEDRAVMNAYGAYGTKMLYGKEIEGVIRSTFVVDVDAEGNGTISVAQYNVRATGHVNKLRRDLGI, translated from the coding sequence ATGGCCAAACTGAAGGTGGGCGACGCCGCCCCGAGCTTCTCCCTGCCCGACGCCGACGGCACCCTCGTCTCCCTGTCCGACTACGCCGGACGCCGCGTGATCGTCTACTTCTACCCCGCGGCGATGACCCCAGGGTGCACCACCCAGGCCGTCGACTTCACCGCCAACGCCGCCGACATCGACTCGGCCGGCTTCGACGTGGTCGGCATCTCCCCCGACACCCCGGCCAAGCTGGCCGCGTTCCGCGAGAAGGAGACGCTCGACGTCACCCTGCTGGCCGACGAGGACCGCGCGGTCATGAACGCCTACGGCGCCTACGGCACGAAGATGCTCTACGGCAAGGAGATCGAGGGCGTCATCCGCTCCACCTTCGTCGTCGACGTGGACGCCGAGGGCAACGGCACCATCTCCGTCGCGCAGTACAACGTGCGCGCCACCGGGCACGTCAACAAGCTGCGCCGCGACCTCGGCATCTGA
- a CDS encoding DUF3618 domain-containing protein translates to MAEGTRSKEQIQAEIAAARARLASNVEGLITQAHPKAVAARTVQDAKAFAAGEFQAAKAQFVAVDGTPRTTRLAALAVAVLGGVAFLMVARSIARG, encoded by the coding sequence GTGGCAGAGGGCACCCGTTCCAAGGAGCAGATCCAGGCCGAGATCGCGGCCGCGCGCGCCCGGCTGGCGAGCAACGTCGAGGGCCTGATCACCCAGGCCCACCCCAAGGCCGTCGCCGCCCGCACGGTGCAGGACGCCAAGGCCTTCGCCGCCGGCGAGTTCCAGGCCGCCAAGGCCCAGTTCGTCGCCGTCGACGGCACCCCGCGCACGACGCGCCTGGCCGCCCTCGCCGTTGCCGTCCTCGGCGGAGTCGCCTTCCTCATGGTGGCCCGCTCCATCGCGCGCGGCTGA
- a CDS encoding carbohydrate ABC transporter permease produces the protein MDWLMQPDTTIEKFLVMLFAIALFALVMAAVLVLVDRPSLPRWVAAGGYLGPALLLIVMGLLIPAFMTIRNSLYNNSLSEFVGLENYVTIFTQDLFLTVLRNTFLWVLLVPLLSTALGLVYAVLVDRTRFEKFAKTLIFLPMAISMVGASIIWKFVYEYKAKGVPQTGLLNQILVWMGLEPQQFLLNAPINTFYLIIVMVWIQTGFAMTVLSAAIKAIPDETIEAANVDGATGMRLFWQITVPSVRSAIIVVLTTIAMATLKAFDIVRTMTGGQFDTSIVANEFYTQTFGRQAQGIGAALAVLLFVLVMPLIVYNVRQMRISEGER, from the coding sequence ATGGACTGGCTGATGCAACCGGACACCACGATCGAGAAGTTCCTCGTCATGCTGTTCGCCATCGCGCTGTTCGCGCTGGTGATGGCCGCCGTGCTGGTGCTGGTCGATCGTCCGAGCCTGCCGCGTTGGGTCGCGGCCGGCGGGTACCTCGGCCCTGCGCTGCTGCTGATCGTCATGGGCCTGCTCATTCCGGCGTTCATGACGATCCGCAACTCGCTGTACAACAACAGCCTGAGCGAGTTCGTCGGGCTCGAGAACTACGTCACCATCTTCACCCAGGACCTGTTCCTCACCGTGTTGCGGAACACCTTCCTGTGGGTGCTGCTGGTGCCGCTGCTGTCGACCGCGCTGGGCCTGGTCTACGCCGTCCTCGTCGACCGCACCCGGTTCGAGAAGTTCGCCAAGACCCTGATCTTCCTGCCCATGGCCATCTCCATGGTGGGCGCGTCGATCATCTGGAAGTTCGTCTACGAGTACAAGGCCAAGGGCGTCCCGCAGACGGGTCTGCTCAACCAGATCCTCGTGTGGATGGGTCTGGAGCCCCAGCAGTTCCTGCTGAACGCCCCGATCAACACCTTCTACCTCATCATCGTCATGGTCTGGATCCAGACCGGTTTCGCGATGACGGTGCTGTCGGCCGCCATCAAGGCGATCCCCGACGAGACGATCGAGGCCGCCAACGTGGACGGCGCCACGGGCATGCGTCTGTTCTGGCAGATCACGGTGCCCAGCGTGCGCTCGGCGATCATCGTCGTGCTGACCACGATCGCCATGGCGACGCTGAAGGCCTTCGACATCGTCCGCACGATGACCGGTGGCCAGTTCGACACCTCGATCGTGGCGAACGAGTTCTACACGCAGACGTTCGGCCGCCAGGCGCAGGGCATCGGTGCGGCGCTGGCCGTGCTGCTGTTCGTGCTGGTCATGCCCCTGATCGTCTACAACGTGCGCCAGATGCGCATCTCGGAGGGGGAGCGATGA
- a CDS encoding MurT ligase domain-containing protein, whose amino-acid sequence MPNELTKRAAPARRPLTDRVRLGAGTVLGDAAALASRVLGKGSGASIRGQVLTRVHPGAFGTLVKGRRIASVTGTNGKTTTAHLLAAAIRAGLGGDAQRLVTNADGANLHYGIASALAKAPRADIAVLETDERVVADLIAAGRPEVLVMLNFSRDQLDRNHEIKFLARSWREALERAGEAGPVVVANSDDPLITWAVEKARRVIWVDTPSKWSADAVLCPACGGILERVDPNPDEPQGRWDCPSCPLTEHSPDYQVRDGLIALPDGRVVDPQLKVPGSFNVSNAACALAAAVEMGVGVEDALRGFRTVEAPAGRFSVATFGDVSARLILSKNPAGWAESLALLSTPTVVLAIDAVAADGKDVSWLWDVDFEQLAGKHVVCTGPRAYDLAVRLEYAEVSHTVVLDLADALRAVTDAPQPVDLISTYTPFQKLLKMAGLR is encoded by the coding sequence GTGCCGAATGAACTGACGAAGCGGGCCGCGCCCGCACGACGTCCGTTGACCGACCGCGTGCGGCTGGGTGCGGGCACGGTGCTGGGGGACGCCGCCGCGCTCGCGTCCCGCGTGCTGGGAAAGGGCTCGGGGGCCTCGATCCGCGGGCAGGTGCTGACGCGGGTGCACCCCGGCGCGTTCGGCACCCTCGTCAAGGGACGCCGCATCGCCTCGGTCACCGGCACCAACGGCAAGACGACGACCGCGCACCTGCTGGCCGCCGCGATCCGTGCCGGCCTCGGTGGGGACGCGCAGCGGCTGGTGACGAACGCCGACGGCGCCAACCTGCACTACGGCATCGCCTCCGCGCTGGCCAAGGCCCCGCGCGCCGACATCGCGGTGCTCGAGACCGACGAGCGCGTCGTGGCCGACCTGATCGCCGCCGGACGCCCCGAGGTGCTGGTCATGCTCAACTTCAGCCGCGACCAGCTCGACCGCAACCACGAGATCAAGTTCCTCGCCCGCTCCTGGCGCGAGGCGCTCGAGCGCGCGGGCGAGGCCGGCCCGGTCGTCGTCGCGAACTCCGACGACCCGCTCATCACCTGGGCCGTCGAGAAGGCCCGCCGCGTCATCTGGGTCGACACCCCCTCGAAGTGGTCCGCCGACGCCGTGCTGTGCCCCGCCTGCGGCGGCATCCTCGAGCGCGTCGACCCCAACCCCGACGAGCCACAGGGCCGCTGGGACTGCCCCTCCTGCCCGCTGACCGAGCACTCCCCCGACTACCAGGTCCGCGACGGCCTGATCGCGCTGCCCGACGGCCGTGTGGTCGACCCGCAGCTCAAGGTGCCCGGCTCGTTCAACGTCTCGAACGCGGCCTGCGCCCTCGCGGCGGCGGTCGAGATGGGCGTCGGCGTCGAGGACGCCCTGCGCGGCTTCCGCACCGTCGAGGCCCCCGCGGGCCGGTTCTCGGTGGCCACGTTCGGCGACGTGTCGGCGCGGCTGATCCTGAGCAAGAACCCCGCGGGCTGGGCCGAGTCGCTGGCCCTGCTGTCGACCCCGACCGTGGTGCTGGCGATCGACGCGGTCGCCGCCGACGGCAAGGACGTCAGCTGGCTGTGGGACGTCGACTTCGAGCAGCTGGCCGGCAAGCACGTCGTCTGCACCGGCCCCCGCGCGTACGACCTGGCCGTGCGCCTGGAGTACGCGGAGGTCTCCCACACGGTCGTCCTCGACCTGGCCGACGCGCTGCGCGCGGTCACGGACGCCCCCCAGCCGGTCGACCTGATCTCGACCTACACCCCGTTCCAGAAGCTCCTGAAGATGGCAGGCCTGCGATGA
- a CDS encoding type 1 glutamine amidotransferase: MNPTPVKIVVVYQSLLGIYGDQGNSRVLQQRARWRGIDAEVVFAEPGTPLPEDGAIYLLGGGEDAAQTTAVRELRADGGLFRALDAGAVLFAVCAGYQICGHTFTIGGAEEEVREGLGVLDVTTRRGASRAVGEVLTHWTRPDGSDYVLTGFENHGGHTFLGPDATPLARVEVGVGNNGDGTEGAVSASGRVIGTYPHGPVLARNPALADHLLELALGRTLEPLARAAEQHEGLRAERFAFVRR; this comes from the coding sequence ATGAACCCCACGCCCGTGAAGATCGTCGTCGTCTACCAGTCCCTGCTCGGCATCTACGGCGACCAGGGCAACTCCCGCGTCCTGCAGCAGCGCGCACGCTGGCGCGGCATCGACGCCGAGGTGGTCTTCGCCGAGCCCGGCACCCCCCTGCCCGAGGACGGCGCGATCTACCTGCTCGGCGGCGGCGAGGACGCCGCCCAGACCACCGCGGTGCGCGAGCTGCGGGCCGACGGCGGCCTGTTCCGGGCGCTGGACGCCGGCGCCGTCCTGTTCGCCGTGTGCGCCGGCTACCAGATCTGCGGGCACACCTTCACCATCGGCGGGGCCGAGGAGGAGGTCCGCGAGGGACTGGGCGTCCTCGACGTGACGACACGCCGCGGGGCCTCCCGCGCCGTCGGCGAGGTGCTGACCCACTGGACGCGCCCCGACGGCTCCGACTACGTGCTGACCGGCTTCGAGAACCACGGCGGCCACACCTTCCTGGGCCCGGACGCCACGCCGCTGGCCCGCGTCGAGGTCGGGGTGGGCAACAACGGCGACGGGACCGAGGGGGCCGTGTCGGCGTCCGGTCGGGTGATCGGCACCTACCCGCACGGGCCGGTGCTGGCCCGCAACCCAGCCCTGGCCGACCACCTGCTCGAGCTGGCCCTGGGCCGCACCCTCGAGCCGCTGGCCCGGGCCGCCGAGCAGCACGAGGGACTGCGCGCCGAGCGGTTCGCGTTCGTCCGCCGCTGA
- a CDS encoding alpha/beta fold hydrolase: protein MRPERTTIDLGWGPVSYLAWQPDAAGQAPAVVLLHGGGADNAWLSWGGLGAALADAGHRVYAPDHPGYGESPLPPWPHTQERLVAHVGTFLDALGLDRVTLGGLSMGGGMALGFTLDHPDRVCGLMLFGSYGLADRQYAGLAAMPAQALSWVAVRTGAMGRIMRRSARNRTLMRASLRSIVRNPAECTPELFDAVMAEVARPDAFTAFEQWQRDQILPGRLRTNYAPRLGEVRTPTLVVHGTHDSGVPVAYAKAAAKALPDATLLVVDGAGHWVQRDRPERVTPAVREFLRRVPGR, encoded by the coding sequence ATGCGACCTGAGCGGACCACGATCGACCTGGGCTGGGGGCCCGTCTCCTACCTGGCGTGGCAGCCGGACGCCGCGGGCCAGGCCCCGGCGGTGGTGCTGCTGCACGGGGGCGGGGCGGACAACGCCTGGCTGTCCTGGGGCGGCCTCGGCGCCGCCCTCGCGGACGCCGGCCACCGCGTGTACGCCCCCGACCACCCCGGCTACGGGGAGAGCCCGCTGCCGCCGTGGCCCCACACCCAGGAGCGGCTGGTCGCCCATGTCGGCACTTTCCTGGACGCCCTCGGCCTCGACCGCGTCACCCTCGGCGGGCTCTCGATGGGCGGGGGCATGGCGCTGGGGTTCACCCTCGACCACCCCGACCGGGTGTGCGGGCTGATGCTGTTCGGCTCCTACGGGCTGGCCGACCGCCAGTACGCAGGGTTGGCCGCGATGCCGGCCCAGGCGCTGTCGTGGGTCGCGGTGCGCACCGGGGCGATGGGCCGGATCATGCGCCGGTCGGCGCGGAACCGCACCCTGATGCGGGCCAGCCTGCGCAGCATCGTGCGCAACCCGGCCGAGTGCACCCCCGAACTGTTCGACGCGGTCATGGCCGAGGTGGCCCGGCCGGACGCGTTCACCGCGTTCGAGCAGTGGCAGCGCGACCAGATCCTGCCGGGCCGGCTGCGCACCAACTACGCGCCGCGCCTCGGCGAGGTCCGGACGCCGACGCTCGTGGTCCACGGGACCCACGACTCCGGCGTCCCGGTGGCCTATGCCAAGGCGGCGGCGAAGGCCCTGCCCGACGCCACCCTGCTCGTGGTCGACGGCGCCGGGCACTGGGTGCAGCGCGACCGGCCGGAACGGGTGACCCCGGCCGTCCGCGAGTTCCTCAGGCGAGTCCCTGGGCGGTGA
- a CDS encoding ABC transporter permease, with product MNWVLANLDVVGRHTVSHLVLALPPIVLSLLLAVPLGWLANRVRWLRTPLLTGAGLFYAIPSLPLFVVLPVLIGTGIRDPLNIIIALTLYGLALLVPVAADALRQVDPRALDAADAMGYPAVRRFLAVDLPLAGPALLAGLRVVAVSTVSLVTVGAVLGIPSLGMLFTDGFQRGIIASVLTGIVATVVLALLLDALLVLGGRVLLPWTRRGPRPVADLATKAAGA from the coding sequence GTGAACTGGGTCCTGGCCAACCTCGACGTCGTCGGGCGCCACACCGTCAGCCACCTGGTGCTGGCGCTCCCGCCGATCGTGCTCAGCCTGCTGCTCGCGGTGCCGCTGGGCTGGCTGGCCAACCGGGTGCGCTGGCTCCGGACGCCGCTGCTCACCGGCGCCGGGCTGTTCTACGCGATCCCGTCCCTGCCGTTGTTCGTCGTGCTCCCGGTGTTGATCGGCACCGGCATCCGCGACCCGCTCAACATCATCATCGCGTTGACGCTGTACGGGCTGGCCCTGCTCGTCCCGGTGGCCGCGGACGCCCTCCGCCAGGTCGACCCGCGGGCCCTCGACGCCGCCGACGCCATGGGCTACCCGGCCGTCCGGCGCTTCCTCGCCGTGGACCTGCCGCTCGCCGGCCCCGCCCTGCTGGCCGGCCTGAGGGTGGTGGCCGTCAGCACGGTCTCGCTGGTCACGGTGGGCGCCGTGCTCGGCATCCCGAGCCTGGGGATGCTGTTCACCGACGGCTTCCAGCGCGGGATCATCGCCTCGGTCCTGACCGGCATCGTCGCCACGGTCGTGCTCGCGCTCCTGCTCGACGCCCTGCTCGTGCTCGGGGGCCGCGTCCTGCTGCCCTGGACCCGCCGCGGCCCGCGCCCGGTCGCCGACCTGGCCACGAAGGCGGCGGGCGCATGA
- a CDS encoding carbohydrate ABC transporter permease, with the protein MTQSNPPAPASVPAAATESRSAAHGPTRKLTRAEQRAVDAKNRLSSPAASIIAIVIAIVWTIPTAGLLVTSFRPAADIRRTGWWTVFTNPEFSLANYEAVLTGSGDLVQPFVNTIVITLPSVIIPIILALLAAYAFAWIDFKGRDWLFVAVFALQIVPIQVTLIPLLTQYVQFGLVGTYWTVWLSHTIFGLPLAIFLLHNFMREIPASLIEAARVDGAGHVRVFFQVLMPLLVPAIASFGIFQFLWVWNDLLVGLTFASSDYRPITVMIAEMVGSRGQAWHVLSAGAFVAMIVPLIVFLSLQRFFVRGMLAGGVKG; encoded by the coding sequence ATGACCCAGTCGAATCCGCCGGCACCGGCCTCCGTGCCGGCCGCCGCGACCGAGAGCCGTTCGGCCGCCCACGGTCCGACGCGCAAGCTGACCCGCGCCGAGCAGCGCGCGGTCGACGCCAAGAACCGGCTGAGCTCGCCCGCGGCGTCCATCATCGCGATCGTGATCGCGATCGTGTGGACGATCCCCACGGCCGGCCTGCTGGTCACGTCGTTCCGCCCCGCCGCCGACATCCGGCGCACCGGGTGGTGGACGGTCTTCACCAACCCCGAGTTCAGCCTGGCCAACTACGAGGCCGTCCTGACCGGCTCGGGCGACCTGGTGCAGCCGTTCGTCAACACGATCGTCATCACCCTGCCCTCGGTGATCATCCCGATCATCCTGGCCCTGCTGGCGGCCTACGCGTTCGCGTGGATCGACTTCAAGGGGCGCGACTGGCTCTTCGTGGCCGTGTTCGCGCTGCAGATCGTGCCGATCCAGGTGACGCTGATCCCGCTGCTCACTCAGTACGTGCAGTTCGGGCTCGTCGGCACCTACTGGACGGTGTGGCTGTCGCACACCATCTTCGGCCTGCCGCTGGCGATCTTCCTGCTGCACAACTTCATGCGGGAGATCCCGGCGTCCCTGATCGAGGCGGCCCGCGTCGACGGTGCCGGCCACGTGCGCGTGTTCTTCCAGGTGCTCATGCCCCTGCTGGTCCCCGCGATCGCTTCGTTCGGCATCTTCCAGTTCCTGTGGGTCTGGAACGACCTGCTGGTCGGCCTCACGTTCGCCAGCTCGGACTACCGCCCGATCACGGTGATGATCGCCGAGATGGTGGGTAGCCGTGGCCAGGCCTGGCACGTGCTCTCCGCGGGCGCGTTCGTGGCCATGATCGTGCCGCTGATCGTGTTCCTGTCACTGCAGCGCTTCTTCGTGCGCGGCATGCTGGCCGGTGGCGTCAAGGGCTGA